TATAGAATAAAAAAAATATATGTCAAGGCCTTCCGCGAAAAATATATAACTGCCGGTTTTTATTAAATTAATTTTGCCGGAAAGGCCCGCTTCCCCCCGCCTTTTCAAGGGCCTCTTCGAGGAAATCTATTGAAGGGATGCTCCAGATTATGAGCGATAACGAAATAGCGGCCAGCAAGAAAAAGTCCACGTACATGGCGCTCAGGAAAAAGAGGAAAAACCCGAATATGAGGACCGCCTCGGCAAATAACATCGATATCACGGGCGTCAACACAAGGTGCCTCATGAGTGAGTCCGCCTCGTTGACCCTGGCCTTTAACGCCTCCTTCGAATAGCGCCTCCTGGATATCGAGGCCGAAGCCCCGATCGCAACGGCGCTCAACCCGTAGAAGATGCCCCTCAAGAGGTGCTCGCTCATGCCGGGGCTGAACCCCCTGAAGTAGATATACAGATATTTAAGGAGCACCACGACCCCGGCGTACATGAATACGAACGAGGCCGCGAAGACCGCGACCATCACGCTCGAACGCCTCAAGCCTGAAAGGAATTCCCTGTCGACCGCCATATTTATGATTTCCGTCATGTCCGGCCCAGGCCGGACCGTGTTATCGAAATGAAAACTGGCTGCAAGCCTTTTTTTGAGTTAAGATTCCATAACTAAGCTAAAACAAATAAGGCCCCGAATCAAGGAGGTTTTTATATGCTCTTCCTTACCATGCACATGGTCCACGTCCTTACGGTCATACTGTGGATAGGCGGGCTCGCCTTCGTTACGGGCATAGTCCTCCCCATGGCAATAAAGACGCCCGACCCGCTCCAGAAGGTGCTTACCTTTCAGCGAATAGAGCACAGGTTCGCGCCGCTTGCGAAGGTTTATAACATAATCGTCGGCATATCCGGCTTTGTAATGGTCTGGCAGACGGGCTGGTACGAGCTTTACTTCCAGCCAGGCGGCTGGGCGCTCACCTTCATGACCGCCGTCTGGGTCTTCTGGTTCGTGATGCTCGTAGGGCTCGAGCCCATTGTGATTAAAAAGATGCTGGACAGGATGGCCCGGGAAGGCGCGACAATGGACATTGACGGGATATTCAGGAAGGTAAAGACGCTCCATTGGGTGATGGTTGCCATATCACTGGCCGCCTCGGCAGCCGGCGTGCTCGTGGCGCACGGCTAAAGCGGATAGTTCCTATCCGGCTATCTTAAGGCCTTCCAATTTGAGGAGGGCCTTTTTGATTTCTATTCCGCCAGAGAACCCTCCCAGCCTTGAATCCGCTGCCACCACCCTGTGGCAGGGGACAATGATTGGAACGGGGTTCCTGCCGCACGCGCCGCCTACGGCCCTGGAAGCGCCAGGCTTTCCAATACGTTTTGCAACCTCGCCGTAGGTCTTAACGCTCCCCCACGGAATACGCTTAAGCTCCTCCCATACGGCCCTGTCGAATTCAGTGCCCGAAAGGCTCAATGGAACCCTGAACTCGACGGCTATACCCCGGAAGTATTCATCGAGCATCCTGAAAAGGGCGGCAAAGGACGAGGCCCTCTCAACGGGCTCGGCCCCGTCCGCACGCAAGCAAGAGAGGAACTCTCTTATTTCCCTGCGTATGCTCAAATGAGTGAGCCCCCGCTGGTCAGACGCAGCGAGTATCAATCCGAGCGGTGATTCGTAAGCCGCCCAGTCCATTCTCTTAATCTTTTCCATTTCAAAATGATAAAACAGGTGCCGCAAAGAAGGCAACCGGATTCATGCTTTTGACTTAACGCCCCTCTTCTGCTATTTTAAGACCCATGCGCCTGGTATGCGCAATCCGAAGAGAAAGGAAGTCCCGCGGGCCTGGCAGGGCCGTAACAGTCCGGGCATAACAGATGAGCTTTAAGGTCGCATTCGCGTTCTGGTTCGTAATGGTTCTGATAGCAATAGGTAACGGCTTTTTCGCTGAAAAGATTCTCGTCCGCCACATAGGGGATTACGGCTCCCATCTTTACAAGACCTTTCTCATAGTCGCGGTCATCTTCATAGGCTCGTACATCTACATGGCCGGGTTCGCGGAGCCCCCGCTTGTCTCGACGGCTTTAAAGACCGGCTTTTTCTGGCTCTCTTGCAGCATCGTCTTCGAGTTCATCTTCGGCCATTACGCCTTCGGCTTCCCCTGGGAACGGCTCCTGGCGGATTACAGGATATGGGAGGGGAGGCTCTGGTCTCTCGTGCTAGCCTCGGAAATAGCCGGGCCGCTCCTTGCCGCATGGCTTGTAAGGGGCTGAAGCCTAAAAAGATTGCTGAAAATCTCATTCAGGCTGCTCAAAAAGCTCAAGATGCAAGGAGTCCGAAAAATGAGGAATGAGGCGTACTTTTTTATACGCTGCAATGACGAATTTTGAAGACTACACAGCAGATTGGGCTTTTTTTACGCGGGGGCGCACGTGGGCAATGTCCTGACCATCAATAGCGGCTCATCGAGCATCAAATTCTCCGTGTACGCGCCCGGGAATTCCCGCCTCCTCTCAGGAAGGCTCGAGAGGATAGGCCTGCCTGAGGGGGCATTCCTGGCCTTTGACGGCAGGGGGACCGCGCTCATCGAGGAGAGGATGAGATTCCAGGACCATGTCCCCGCATTAAAGGCCCTCTTCGACTGGCTTAAGAAAAGGCCCGAGGGGGAGGGCATAAGGGCGGTCGGGCACAGGGTCGTGCACGGCGGCAGGATTACCTCGCCCCGGGCCATCGACCCGGAGCTCATGGACACCCTGAGGGCGCTCGTGCCATTTGCGACCGAGCACCTCCCACATGAGATAAAGGCGATAGAGGCAGTCGGGAAATTTTTACCGGGCCTTCCCCAGGCAGCCTGCTTCGATACCTCCTTCCACACATCCATGCCCCTCGCATCCCGGACCCTCTCCATACCGCGGGATATCCGGGATGAAGGAGTAGAGCGGTACGGCTTTCACGGACTTTCCTACGAATACATTATGGAGGAGCTCAAGAGGCTCGACCCGGAGGGGGCTTCAGGCCGGGTCGTGATAGCGCACCTCGGGAACGGCGCCTCCATGAGCGCGGTAAAGGACGGGAGATGCATCGACACCACTATGGGCTTCACGCCGCTCGGTGGGCTCGTAATGAGCACGCGCACCGGCGACCTCGACCCGGGAGTGATAGTCTACATATTGAAGAAGAAAGGCCTCGGGCCTGACGAGCTTAACGAAATGCTCAATCGGAAGTCCGGCCTTCTCGGCATCTCGGGAGTGAGCCCGGATATGGCCGACCTCCTTCAGAAAGAGGACTCCTCAAAGGAGGCCGCCCTCGCTGTAGAGGTCTTCTGCAGGCAGGCGAAAAAATTCCTGGGCGCCTTCGCCGCCGTGCTCGGCGGCCTCGACACGCTCGTCTTTACCGCCGGCATGGGCGAGAACTCTCCTGCCATAAGGGAACGGATACTCGGCGGCCTCGGTTTTCTTGGGATTGAAATCGACCCGGAGGAGAACAAGGTCAATGGCCCCGTTATCTCAAGAGGGCCGGTAAGTGTGCGGGTCATGAAGACTAACGAGGAGCTTATGATAGCCAGGCACACGGCCAGGGTAGTGGGCCTGGCCTGAACTGCAAAAACGCGAGAGGGAGTAAAACCCTGTTCGTTAACCTTAGGCAATCTCTAAAAATTAGAGATTTTTCGCGCAATCACAGAGTCCGGGAAAAAGATCGATTTTTATATGTTGCCTTGATGGAGAGAGGGGCCGGACAGGGATGGATGGACGGCTATTGCTGACTTTCCGCGCTCATGGCAATGGCCGTTCCGTCGGAAAGTAGCTTCGCGCTTACTTCGTCCCTTACGGCGGCAAAGGCCTGCCATTCCTTCTTTGGTATGGATTTATCCGGCACTGGTTTTATGCTCAGAGGGTTTATGAGCCTTCCGTTTGCGCGCACCTCGTAATGGAGGTGCGGCCCGGAGCATAGCCCTGTGCAGCCTACATAGCCTATCATGTCCCCTTGGCTCACCTTCACTCCGGTCCTTATGCCCTTCCTTATCTTCGAGAGGTGGCCGTAGAGGGTGGAGTACCCGTTGTTGTGCCGTATCTCCACGTAGTTGCCGTATCCCCTGTTCCTGCCGGCGAACTTGACTATGCCGCTCCCGGCGGCCTCGACGGGCGTGCCTACGGGCGCCGCGTAGTCGACCCCGTGGTGCGGCCTGTACTTCTTGAGTATGGGATGATAGCGCCTTGTCGTGAAGTGGCTCGATATCCTCCTGTACCTGAGGGGTGTCTTTAGGAGCGACCTCCTCAAGGACCTCCCTTCGCTGTCGTAGTAGCCTGTCCCGCCGTTCCCCTCGTAATATACGGCCGTGTACTTCTTCCCGCCGTTTACCATCTCCGCGCCGATTATCTTCCCGCTCCTTACGGGCACGCCCTCGACATAGAGGACCTCCTTCAAAATCCTGAAGGAATCGCCCTTCCTTATGTCGGAGGTGAAGTCTATGTCCCAGGCGAATATGTCGGTAAGGGCCATAACGGCCTGCGCGTCGGCACCGGCCTTAAGCGCGTCCTCGTAAAGAGAGTTATCGATCGTCCCCGATACCACTACCTCCCTTATCTCATTCGGCAGCTCTGCCTTGCTCGCGAATATTCCACCCTCGGGCGTCTTCTCTATGAGGAGGTACTCGTAGTCGCTGAACTTGTACTCTATTCTCCGGACTGCGTCCTCGAGAGTATAGACGGTAAGGACAGAGTCCTTCCGGAGCTGCCTCATGCTGAAGATCGGGCGGGCCTTTTCGGCTATCTCGAGTATCTCGGGGCCGGGGACGTTCAGGCCGGACATTATCTGGTAGAAGGTGTTGTTGCCGGCGAGCTTGAAATCGTGCCTGACAAGCTCCGGGCCTTTAGGGGCGTCCTCGGCCCCGGATTCCTGCTCGGGGACGGCTTGCCATTTCAGAGAGGCTTCCGGGCTTACTATGAAGAGAAATGAAAGCAGGAACGAAAGTCCTACGAGCGAAATTACAAGAGCGGTCCTCAGGTGGAACTTCTTCTCATTCCTGTTTGAGAATTCCGACAATATCCCATCCTCTCCCATCACTCGGGAACGCTGTTCGAGACGTCCATGCTCTACGCCAAGATGCATTACCGAGCGGGTTTCGGACATAATAATGAAGAGGAGGAACGATGTCAAGGCTTTGTTGAACCTTTTCCAACAAGTTGTGGGAAATAAAAAGTTTTTTCGTGCGTAAAAAAAAATTGAGAAATGCGGAATGAGAGGCGGAACGGAAAATGCGGGCCATCCATGCGGGAGGAGCGGCTCAATGTCCGCTTGAAAACAAGGCGCGTAAAGATGTAATATACGCCCCATGAAAAGGGATCTGGACATGGCAGGGGGCCGGCCCGGCAAGGCCCGCATACTCGTGGCCGACGACGACCGCTTCTACATCAAGGTATACTCGGACCTCATAGCCGAGCTCGGATACGAGTGCATCCCCGCCCAGAACGGGCTTGAAGCCCTTGAGAAGGCGCGCACCCATATGCCGGACATCCTGATAATAGACGTGGTAATGCCGGGGATGGACGGGTTCGAGGTGACCCGAAGGCTCAAGGAAGACCCACTCACCACTCACCTCCCGGTCGTAATAATGACGTCCCTTTCCGATAGGGACTCGCGGGTGAAGGGGCTTCTCGGCGGCGCGGACGAATTCCTCTCAAAGCCCGTGGACGAGTCAGAGTTCAAGGCGCGCCTGAGGAACCTCCTTAAGGTCAAGCGATACGAGGACTACCTGATCGAGCACGGCAGGAGGCTCGAATACGAGGTGGAGGACAAGTCGGTCCAGCTCGAAAAAGCCTTCGCCAAGATACGGACCGGCTACATAGAGACGGTATACCGGTTGACGCTCGCGGCTGAGCTCCGCGACAAGGAGACCGGCTGGCACATAAGGAGGATAAGCCTCTATTCGCAGCTCCTCGCCAGGTATCTGCGCCTTCCGGAGGAGACGGTCGAAGCCATCTTTTTCGGAAGCCCCATGCACGACGTGGGCAAGATCGGCATCCCGGACTCCATACTTTTGAAGCCCGGCCCGCTTACGGACGAGGAGTTTAACGTAATGAAGACGCATTCGGCCATAGGGGCCGAGCTCCTCAAGGACTCTGATTCGGAGATACTGGCGACGGCCAGGGAGATTGCCCTTACGCACCACGAGAGGTGGAACGGCGAAGGCTACCCGAAGGGATTGAAGGGCGAGGAGATACCGATTTCAGGGAGGATAGTCAATATCGTCGACATATACGACGCGCTCCGGAGCGTGCGCCCCTACAAGGAGGCCTTCGAGCACGAGACTTCCTGCGGCATAATTTACCGCCATCCTGAGCGCTTCGACCCGGCGGTACTCTCGGGTTTCAGGGACTGCTCGGAGGAGTTCCGGAGGCTCTACGACGAGAACAAGGACGACGTTCAGAGCCGTCCGGTTATGATATAATCGGCGTCTTCAGGACCGACGTGGTCCACTGCGAGGGTCTCCGAGTCGGGAAGCAACACGACGCTTGTGTATGCGGAAAGCCTGCTTACCTGGGCGGGTATGCCCCTCTTCCATGAATGCCCTCCCCCCGCCATTACCACCATCTTCACCCCGGGATGCCTCTCCATGTACTCTATCGCGTTATGGGCCATGGCGTTGTCCCAGACAAGCTGGGCCTCGCAGAAGTTCTTGAAATCCACCCCGTGCTTCGCGAAAGAATCAAGGGCCTCGCGCATGAAGTTCTCGTAGGTCTCGTCCACCTTGCACTCGATGCCCGGCGGGAGCTTCTCAAGGTCCTCCGGCGTAAGCGACTCGAAGCCCTCCTTGAGCACCTGGTTCACTATCTTCTTCGGGATGTTGAGGGCCACGAGCGGGATCCCCTCTTCCCTTGCGTAAATGAAGATGTCCTTGTAGAGATACCAGGGCAGGTTCCAGTTCTTTCTATACACGGCCCTGAAATCCTCTTCGGCCATTTCGCCGCCGACCCATCTGTCGAGCGCGTCCTGGCTCTCGGTCTTGAACATCTCCATGCCTATGGAGACGTCCGCGCCCTGGTCCTTGAGTGCCTTTATGACCTCGAGCTGCGCCTTGTGGTGGAGCCTTATGCTGTGCGCCTCGCCGATAAAGACGAAGTCCGCTTCCGAGGCCTCCTTCACGAGGTCAGCCGGTTTTACGGCCTGCTGGTCGGCGACCCTTATTATCTTCGGCTCGCGGCATCCTGCCGCAAGAACCAGGACGGACGCAAGGAAACAGGCCGCCTTGAGCCATCCCGGAACGGCGCTCCTGGTCTTTTCCATTATTCTCTCTCTTCGATTGGGATGTAGGGCTGAGAGCGGAGGCCCGTGTACTTCTGCTCGGGTCGGTATATGCGGTTGTAGTTGAGCTGCTCCATCCAGTGGGCGAGCCATCCGGCGACCCTGCCCATGGCGAAGATGGGTGTAAAGAGCTCGGTGGGTATCCCCATGCTCCGGAAGAGGATGCCGGAGTAGAAGTCTATGTTCGGATAGAGGCCTTTGTCCGCGAGCCTCTCCATGACCACCGCCTCTATTTCGCGGGAAGACTCTATCGTGTTTTTGTCTATCTCGTCGAGCTCCGCGAGCCGGGCGATGTAGCCCTTCAAGACCTCGCCCCGCGGGTCGGTCGTCTTGTAAATCCTGTGCCCGACCCCCATGACCTTCTCCTTCCGCGTGAGCTTGCCTTCTATGTACGCTCTCGCGTTGCCGCTCGGCCCTATCTCGTCGAGCATCCGGACGACGGCCTCATTAGCCCCGCCGTGGAGCGGGCCCGAGAGCGTGCCGATGGCGGAGGATACGACCGTATATGGGTCGGCCAATGTCGAGCCGACGACCCTGGCGCTGAAGGTCGACGCGTTCATGGTGTGGTCCGCGTGGAGCACGAGCATGGAGTCGAGTATCTTCTCGATTAGCGGCGAAGGCTCCTTCTCGAAGAGCATGTAATAGAAGCTCGCCGCGAGCGAGAGGTCGTTCCTCGGCTGTATCGGGGCGTCCCCGTGCCTGAGCCTGTGTACCGCCGCGACGATGGTGGGGAGCTTGGCTATGAGCCTTACGCATGACCAGTAGCGCGTCTCGGGGTTCAAGGTGTCCCTTGCGGGATAATACATGCCCATGGCGGAGGTCACGGCCTGGAGGTAGTGCATGGGGTGGCCGTTCTCCGGAAGGTACTCCATCATCCTGAGTATCTTGAGCTTGAGGCGGGTGTGGAAGGTGATGTCGCCCCTGAACTTCTCCAGTTCAGCCCTCTTCGGCAGGCGGCCGAAAAGGAGGAGGTAAGCGACTTCGACGAAATTGCTTTTCTCGGCGAGCGCCTCGACCGGTATGCCCCGGTACTCGAGTATGCCCTTTTCCCCGTCTATGAAGCTTATTGCCGACTCGGCGGCGGGAATGCCTTCGAGCCCGGGGACCACATCCATTGTAAGTCTCTCGTCCATTCCAATGACCCGGTTTTGGCGGAGAAGCCCGGACAGGGCTTTTGAGGAGAATCCCTCGTTCCTTTTCAAGGCAGATTCTATAACACTGACACCGGGTTGTACATAAAAAAAGCCCCCATCCTGCCGGATGAGGGCTACTGTAATCCCTTTGGGTTACTATAGCAT
The genomic region above belongs to Deltaproteobacteria bacterium and contains:
- a CDS encoding methylated-DNA--[protein]-cysteine S-methyltransferase: MDWAAYESPLGLILAASDQRGLTHLSIRREIREFLSCLRADGAEPVERASSFAALFRMLDEYFRGIAVEFRVPLSLSGTEFDRAVWEELKRIPWGSVKTYGEVAKRIGKPGASRAVGGACGRNPVPIIVPCHRVVAADSRLGGFSGGIEIKKALLKLEGLKIAG
- a CDS encoding citrate synthase, whose amino-acid sequence is MDVVPGLEGIPAAESAISFIDGEKGILEYRGIPVEALAEKSNFVEVAYLLLFGRLPKRAELEKFRGDITFHTRLKLKILRMMEYLPENGHPMHYLQAVTSAMGMYYPARDTLNPETRYWSCVRLIAKLPTIVAAVHRLRHGDAPIQPRNDLSLAASFYYMLFEKEPSPLIEKILDSMLVLHADHTMNASTFSARVVGSTLADPYTVVSSAIGTLSGPLHGGANEAVVRMLDEIGPSGNARAYIEGKLTRKEKVMGVGHRIYKTTDPRGEVLKGYIARLAELDEIDKNTIESSREIEAVVMERLADKGLYPNIDFYSGILFRSMGIPTELFTPIFAMGRVAGWLAHWMEQLNYNRIYRPEQKYTGLRSQPYIPIEERE
- a CDS encoding acetate/propionate family kinase, yielding MGNVLTINSGSSSIKFSVYAPGNSRLLSGRLERIGLPEGAFLAFDGRGTALIEERMRFQDHVPALKALFDWLKKRPEGEGIRAVGHRVVHGGRITSPRAIDPELMDTLRALVPFATEHLPHEIKAIEAVGKFLPGLPQAACFDTSFHTSMPLASRTLSIPRDIRDEGVERYGFHGLSYEYIMEELKRLDPEGASGRVVIAHLGNGASMSAVKDGRCIDTTMGFTPLGGLVMSTRTGDLDPGVIVYILKKKGLGPDELNEMLNRKSGLLGISGVSPDMADLLQKEDSSKEAALAVEVFCRQAKKFLGAFAAVLGGLDTLVFTAGMGENSPAIRERILGGLGFLGIEIDPEENKVNGPVISRGPVSVRVMKTNEELMIARHTARVVGLA
- a CDS encoding response regulator — translated: MKRDLDMAGGRPGKARILVADDDRFYIKVYSDLIAELGYECIPAQNGLEALEKARTHMPDILIIDVVMPGMDGFEVTRRLKEDPLTTHLPVVIMTSLSDRDSRVKGLLGGADEFLSKPVDESEFKARLRNLLKVKRYEDYLIEHGRRLEYEVEDKSVQLEKAFAKIRTGYIETVYRLTLAAELRDKETGWHIRRISLYSQLLARYLRLPEETVEAIFFGSPMHDVGKIGIPDSILLKPGPLTDEEFNVMKTHSAIGAELLKDSDSEILATAREIALTHHERWNGEGYPKGLKGEEIPISGRIVNIVDIYDALRSVRPYKEAFEHETSCGIIYRHPERFDPAVLSGFRDCSEEFRRLYDENKDDVQSRPVMI
- a CDS encoding peptidoglycan DD-metalloendopeptidase family protein; protein product: MSEFSNRNEKKFHLRTALVISLVGLSFLLSFLFIVSPEASLKWQAVPEQESGAEDAPKGPELVRHDFKLAGNNTFYQIMSGLNVPGPEILEIAEKARPIFSMRQLRKDSVLTVYTLEDAVRRIEYKFSDYEYLLIEKTPEGGIFASKAELPNEIREVVVSGTIDNSLYEDALKAGADAQAVMALTDIFAWDIDFTSDIRKGDSFRILKEVLYVEGVPVRSGKIIGAEMVNGGKKYTAVYYEGNGGTGYYDSEGRSLRRSLLKTPLRYRRISSHFTTRRYHPILKKYRPHHGVDYAAPVGTPVEAAGSGIVKFAGRNRGYGNYVEIRHNNGYSTLYGHLSKIRKGIRTGVKVSQGDMIGYVGCTGLCSGPHLHYEVRANGRLINPLSIKPVPDKSIPKKEWQAFAAVRDEVSAKLLSDGTAIAMSAESQQ
- a CDS encoding ChaN family lipoprotein, with product MEKTRSAVPGWLKAACFLASVLVLAAGCREPKIIRVADQQAVKPADLVKEASEADFVFIGEAHSIRLHHKAQLEVIKALKDQGADVSIGMEMFKTESQDALDRWVGGEMAEEDFRAVYRKNWNLPWYLYKDIFIYAREEGIPLVALNIPKKIVNQVLKEGFESLTPEDLEKLPPGIECKVDETYENFMREALDSFAKHGVDFKNFCEAQLVWDNAMAHNAIEYMERHPGVKMVVMAGGGHSWKRGIPAQVSRLSAYTSVVLLPDSETLAVDHVGPEDADYIITGRL